Proteins found in one Apostichopus japonicus isolate 1M-3 chromosome 16, ASM3797524v1, whole genome shotgun sequence genomic segment:
- the LOC139982913 gene encoding uncharacterized protein has translation MGYTFDNAKSLTILLCLYTIHINIIVKGNEVPGTACGGIAKCLCHKTYNYYAMDCSNRSLHDVPTDIPSNVTKIDLSMNNLTSIHWNASNTATQLKAIDLSHNKLVELPEKLVWNNENLQSIYLSMNNLTYIDWNAFITATKLKTINLSHNKLVKLPEKLVRNNKKPQYLYISYIGLKYLPEDLLSNCSDLRALHLGNNQLSTIPNGFFRVTPKIEFLTMSNKKFQVLNKAYFHGLTSNHYLTLSGNRMTSLPVDVFSELQLNCYLANHLRY, from the exons ATGGGGTATACGTTTGAC AATGCTAAGAGTTTGACAATATTGCTTTGCCTCTACACTATTCACATTAATATAATTGTGAAAGGaaatgaag TTCCTGGAACTGCATGCGGGGGTATTGCAAAATGCCTTTGTCATAAAACATACAACTATTACGCAATGGATTGTTCTAATAGGAGCCTACACGATGTCCCTACTGACATCCCTTCGAATGTAactaaaat AGATTTATCAATGAACAATTTGACTTCTATTCATTGGAATGCTTCCAATACTGCAACACAATTGAAAGCTAT TGACCTTAGTCACAACAAATTAGTCGAACTACCGGAGAAATTGGTTTGGAATAACGAGAATTTACAATCGAT ATATTTATCAATGAACAATTTGACTTATATTGATTGGAATGCTTTCATCACTGCAACGAAATTGAAAACCAT TAATCTTAGTCACAACAAATTGGTCAAACTACCGGAGAAACTGGTTCGGAACAACAAGAAACCACAATATCT atatatttcttacattggACTGAAGTACTTACCCGAAGATTTATTATCCAACTGTTCTGATCTCAGAGCATT ACACCTAGGGAACAATCAACTTTCGACAATACCAAATGGATTCTTCCGAGTAACTCCAAAGATCGAATTTCT GACTATGTCGAATAAAAAATTTCAGGTATTGAACAAAGCTTACTTCCATGGGCTAACGTCAAATCACTATTT GACGTTATCGGGTAATCGCATGACATCCTTACCAGTAGACGTCTTTAGTGAATTACAGCTCAACTGTTACTT